Genomic DNA from Asterias amurensis chromosome 2, ASM3211899v1:
TATCATTTTGTTTGTAGATTCAGTCTTTGCAGGAGTCGTACGATGCAGTTGTGGACAATCACAAAGGGCTGGCATTCTTCCTGGTGCAGAAGAAAGATGATCTCCTCACAGTGTTTCAACTCAGTGACTGGGACTTGCTCTCAGACAAGTCACAGGTACGCGTGTAATACAAATTGTAAATCAAAATTACACAATACAATATAGAAATAATACTTTGTGAAGCAAAATACACTTGTAacctaatattaataataaatttttgtaaagcgcattccGTCTATAGCAAGACCCCAATGCACTGTACAGGCATAAAACTGAGGCATGCATCACAAAGCTGATCTGCATCATTAGTAAtaaagcagcatgcagcatcagagtacAACTTACTCCACAAGAAgaccagagcatactgattaaaccaacggttcttttcagaaccaccccaactcatttagagattatcattttttcattacatggtgttaccgcaaaccttactttatcgtatttccatcatgcaaagtttcaaatcctactttaacAATCAACGTCAACAGTTCTTTAATACATTATTGTACAAAAACGCATGACTATAAGTTCTTGAGATGAAGTGAAAACAGCTAGCAGGAGAAATGTTTTAAAGTCACATGCTTAGCAGATGGGTTTTTACAGGGTCTATGTAACACAacacacaatatccacagatttacattaaacttacacagtttgaaaatagaGATAGTGGAAAgattcccttgaaatattacttacatacatgtaggtggtgtagtttttaagaaatgagtaaaacaaaaataattttcatctcagtttcagcatgtaaaaaacatattaaccagttatggtatggttatcataactggttaatacgatTTACATGCTAACATAATTTACGTCTTGTTgggacaaaaaaagaaaaattaatgacttgttttactaatttctcaaaaactacagcacctcagtaagtaatatttgaagggaagcgttcaactatcattgtcttcaaactgtgtattaagtttaatgaaaatctgttgacattttgaaaaagtacccgaatcctttaagtgaACTCTTTAAGTAAATCCTTTAAGTTGCATTCCTAACATGTGTTGGAAGCCGGTTCCAGAGTTCTGGAGCGATGATGTATGAAAATGATCTCTGGCCATATGTAATTGTGTTCAACCTAAACACCACAGTTTGGTCAGGGTTACAACTTACTAATTTTAAAACTTATGTAAATATTATGGTAATATTATATGCAGGTGATGCTTGGTTTTTGCGACCCATGCACTCTGGATCAGTACCCAGGATGGCCGCTAAGAAACTTCTTGTGTTTGGCAGCATACCACTGGTAAGTACTGTCGTCTTGGCCTGCTTCAAGTGACGTCATTTTGTGATAAATCGAGCATAGTGCAACAGCTTTCTGTCAGTAAAATAGTTCATTTATAATAGTTCTTTGGTATAACATTGTTTCATTATTGCACATTACATTTGTAATAGTTCTTtagtaataaaaataatgccATTTGTATTGCACCATATACGTAATCTGTCAGAAAAACTCCTTGCGCTCACAGTTGGAACTCTTGCTAATGATGGTACTTTTGAAGCCAAGACTGAACAAACATATGTTAAATGTgcataattttggttttaacccatacaccgatgtatgttagcactgtatactcagtacgttcccaagtcctgtgagtTTTTACAATCCCAAGCTCACGAGAGTTTTTCCCATGGTCCAGCATGTAAAAAGGAACAATCTCCCCAGTATAAAATTGTTCCAGCGGTACAGATTTTGTTCATAACAGAGTATAACATCGTTCCATTATTACAGATTTCATTTGTAACGATTTTTAAAGAGCATAAAAATGTTCCATCCTTACATATTTTCTTCATAACGCTTCaatctttttttaatgaattttgCAGGGCTGATGAGCTTCCAAGCCTCCAAGTGTTATGTTTGAGAGATAGGACTAGGGAGGGAGTCCGTAGCACCGATCATAGTCTGGTGTTAGACATCCAGCTGCCGTCAATCAAGTCTTTGTCCGGTACATCttgagcccttttcacactgcatCTCTTATCCTTGAGttttttggggttaaacaaagaattgactagagagtgggattccaaccaacgacctccggattaacgggTCACCTAAAGaagatgcgactttttgtttcagaacggttgtatggcttctgactggcacccccaaacacGGATACTgacaaatagggagactgccaatttagggctagatagctaagttggtagagcgctggttcgttggtttgaatctcactctagtcaattctttgttcaacccccaaaaccatttaaaaatttgcccagtcagtttcccttgtggtttgtattGATAGCTTATCCTCGAGGAATACAACCCTCGGGAGGCTGTAGGAGTTTATTACCCCATGGTTACCCCCGCCGCACTTTCGCACTGTTCCCACCTAAGTCCTCTATTCCACATGGTTCCGGCTGTACATTTCAAGAACACCCTGGAGTTTTAACGATTACCCCTACTTCAGATTAGGGGTGGCTATTCCCTGGAGTTTGCCCATTTGCTGGGGTGAATCAGGGGTGAAGTGATTCAAGTGTGAAAGGGCCCGCCGTTATTTCCTGGGTTTGCCCCGCGGGGAATAGagtatagtgtgaaaagggctttggAAGAAGAATCAAATAGATTAACAGAAATAACTTAAGTTGGTATCcttgactgggactcaaacccacactctgctgatcaacaacaccagagcttgagtctggtgctctttaaagccattatacactttcggtacagaaaaggaaaaaaaagttcacagatttacacataatttacagggtttacagaaggtaatggtgaaagacttctcttgaaatattgttccatgaaatgctttactttttgagaaaacattaaaacaatataaattctcgttagcgagaattacggatttattttaaacacgtgtcatgacacggcgaaacgcgcggaaacaagagtgggtttcccgttactttctcccgactccgatgaccgattgagcctaaattttcacaggtttgttattttatatataagttgtgatacacgaagtgtgggacttggacaatactgtttaccgaaagtgtataatggctttaacagctcTACTTGCCACAAAATGGCTTGATAACAACTTGATGTATAATTCGCATAAAATAACCCAGCAGTGCGCTTATAGAGCAGTTAAGCTATCCTCATGCTGATTGACTATTAGTTTTTTATCTCTCCACTCAGAATGTCCTAAATGCGTCGGGTGggaaaagaacaagaacaagatgGCGCCACGAAAAGTTGACCTCAGCGCCAGTATGGACCCAACAAAGTATGTTTACTTAATTATCACAGCACAAAGTCCATCTGTCCACCTTTTCTTGAGCTTGCAAACTGTTCACTTGTGTTATATTGTCTTTGTATATCTCGTGATTTGTTCTCCAACAATAAAACTTTTCAATCTGTTACTGAGGTTCAACAGGACTActtgttacatgtacttcagttttgtaatttgtaggctttgataaacaaaaaaagttgtttcttAAAGCATAAAGAGAAGGCTTACATTCAAACAGATTGCCTTAATGAAACCGCCTTAGTGTACTACAGTTTTCTTACACTTTAGGCTTCCAGAAAAAGCACTTTCTtataggaacattacagaattgtttttttctaacaatagttgctggcaatgtgagcactttatgtaatccatcatatatacataaactgacaaacctataGAAGTTcaagatcgatcagccatctgggtcacgagagaatagtgaaaaactgattacaaattttgcattgcatcgatgccaaaacaaaaatgaataaaacgctcactgagcggtaaactccaaatgcgaaattagattatttattactCATCAAATATGcgatttcagacagaaatgtttcaagggatgttttctactatcatatcATTACACCTtgtaatttttatgtaaatctgtgatcttcgcaATTTttaattctgtaacgttcctttaaagtatgAAAAGAAACATTCAAACAGATTGCCCAAATGAGACCGCCCAAGGGTAGAGGTTTGCAATATTCTACTCATATCTTTCAGACTGGCAGAGTCGTCAGTAGATCTAAATCTGAAGCTGATGAGATGGCGCTTGCTGCCCTCGCTTGATCTGGATAAGGTAGCCCAGACGAAGTGCCTTCTGCTGGGATCCGGAACCCTCGGCTGCAATGTGGCCAGATGCCTCATGGTGAGTGTGAACTTCAGACATAGCACCTACCATGCCAGAGTTCTAACCCTCTGTCTCCCAGACCACAAGATTCCAGTAAATTTGATTGAGGAATTGTTTACATATTTcttgtataacaaaaaaatacatttttgttttccaaagtAATAAGCTACAAGGGAAACTAAccggtatttataaatatattttaggGTTAACTCTCCGATTTTTTGTTCCTGTGCTCTGTGCCGTGTGTTGTTAGTCTCTCTATTTCGGCAATATATTTGTTAGAGCGCATAGGGGAGTGGGTGGGGGAGCCAATCAGGTTCTACCCACAGACGGTCCCGATTGACATAGTCGTTTAGGCAGTATTACTCATGGACTCAGAATTTCCAGttagaaaatatacaaaacaatttttttttttttcaatttttgccaaTCTATCTCTTCAACATCAGCAAAGCTTATTAGCTTtgaaaaaatatgaaataaacaTTGCAAGTGAGGTATAAACGTTTTCCCAACTCACTGCTCGCTGCAGTAACCAATGGCGactttataatttaaaaaaaccaatgttttatttctttacATTTTCACTTTGCCAATCATACATGACGCCTTTTGCATTATGTACATGACCCAGGGTTGGGGTGTGCGGACCATCACTTTGGTGGATAACTCCAACGTGTCGTACTCGAACCCAGTCAGGCAGAGTCTCTTTGAGTTTGAAGACTCACTAGAGGGCGGCAAACCCAAGGCACAGACTGCTGCCAATAGACTGAAGTTAATCTTCCCTGGAGTGGTAAGTCGTATTCATGAATAACTTTAGAGTAATATCTGTCATGTGTCAGGATGTGCACTTTCCTttcaaaacacccttgacaACAGAGTAGTTCAGATTAAAtagttgttaaatttgcactggggaaaaggaatattaatttggttttaccctgcCCTTACATGGATgtgcactgtatacttggtattTTCcgaagttctgtgaaaaaaaatcacagtcaTATTAtacgggtgggattcgaacccaggaccaAGGCCTTGTAACTCTAAAATTTGGAGCATTGTAAGATGGCACAATGATATTGTAGGTCAAAGCTGGTTTGGTTCACAATGGCGGCAACGGAAATACCAACATGGAGGGGTTTGACAAAAGGCTATAACCTGTAGTGGACGAACTTTGCTCCagacctcaaaataacccacggcattCACCTcaaattgctgtggtgcccagtgattttgctgtggtgccctctgcaaggtcaTTATGTCGCCATCTAGGAGGTAAAATGATGACTCAACAATGGCGAATGCAAGTCTATGCACGCGTGGCGCGCAGGATGGGCAAATGAGCTACCTTttgacatctacatgtacatgtagacgagggcgccctactcaaattACGttatgtgcataaggtctatacaaaTTTATGGAAGTTTAAGGCCTGATTCTTCGTGGATTAATAAGTGGATAACTGTTAAGTGGACAGTAACATTCCTTATTTTATTTCCACTGCAGAATGCAACAGGGCTCTCCTTATCCATTCCAATGCCTGGACACGCAATCGGCTCCTCAGgtaaatgaagaaaacaaaacacagcatCCGTTATATTAACcaaaccaatttcatagagctgcttagcggccgattttgtgcttactgtgcgatttctatttcatagcgctgctaacgaAAAGCACCTGAAATGCGTGCTAACATTTTGGTGCTTACTCATGTTACTGCAGTAAATtaaatgacatcacaatgcaTTATCCATAGTGAATGCGCAACTCATGGCTGCCTAATTTTTCTGCAAAACTATGAAACACGCTTGCACGAATTTTTCTGCtgcagtaagcacgaaaatgtgcttaccgttaagcagcgctatgaaattgggcctgggtattgttcaaatctaactcgcaaacgacttattgggccctggttgatGGTTGTGTGTTAATTACAGAGGAGATTCTTAAGCAAACCAAGGAAGATGTAGCAAAGCTGGAGGAGTTGATCGATGCACATGATGTCGTGTTCCTCCTCATGGACACCAGGGAAAGTCGCTGGTTACCAACTGTCATTGGTGCAAGCAAAAGAAAGGTATGCCTATTTCACTTTGTGAAAACTTTGTATAtcaataaaggcactggacacgtttggttattgtcaaagaccagtattctctctagGTGTGTCCCCAGCtcgcctgtatgcttcgtttttgaaagggtaacgacacaaaggcattttctctcGGTAAAGGgcgccctatgaggaaattgcacacttctactggagcatttgaagggcaccaaggcatcgaccaggggggcatggagggaCACGCCTTCATTGTCCTCGTGAAGATCAGGCCTGACCCAATTGATCAACAAAGTTTCAagaaaagaatgaaagaaaaacacctttctcgcacaaatttgttgcaccatattacttcagagggagtcgtttctcacaatgttttatactatcaacagctctccgttgctaaAGACATACTCCATCTTTAAGTGCGACCCACAATTTGCTAAACCTgggatgagagaaaaatcaaatggtcctcATTGGGACTTGAACCCTAGACCTGTGACACTCCAAGCAGCTATGAGGCACAGCCGTATCCTTCCTCGGGTTTTCCCTTAGAATCACCTTTTTCTTTCGGTGTTACATGGACGCGCAACTGgacaaagtaacaaacatgaTTTGGTATGTTGCCTAATCACCAAATATAAGTGAAATAACCAAACACTGAGAGAAAAATTATgggatgagagaaaaatcaaatggtcctcATTGGGATTAGAACCCAACACCCCTGACACTCCGGGCAGGtgctctctaccaactgagctatgaggCACAGCCGTATCCTTCTTCAGGCATGTCAGGTTTTAGGGAGGTTTAGccgcacgttacgcgagcaaaaacgcGACTGTGAATGTCAGAAAATGTTGTTGTAAAAATCTCCAATTTTAAGCATACTTTTACGTGAAAATACCATTTCCTCACGTCAGGTACCTTTGTGTAGATGTTATAGTGAGCATggaataagcccaaagtggtgacgtcacctagaaactaCACAATTTTCTAACGTTCACATTAACGTTTTTGATCACGTAActtgcagctaaacctccctatttgCAGGTGTAAATGAATTTACTCTTCTATTCTAAAGACCAacaattaagcttgggcgatatcgatttattttattcacgatatatcgccaacaatatatcgcgatattcaattaatcgcgattaattaaatttgacatcatcagtcttcaaactccaagtgaaagttgtagaagagacagtcatagcattagagaggtgttctaatgacatattcttctggttttactccaaacctatggggtgcaagatgtctcagctaggaaatacatcttgatattgcgatatttaattgatatcgcgatatatcaatatttcgattaaaaccaaatcgatccgatatcgaaattgattccaaattaatatcgagATATTCGTTAATattgtgatatcgcccaagcttaccaaCAGTATCCTTTTAAAGGATTAAAACAttctacttggaagtttattATTGACTTATTTGTTGAAAAACCTTACTCAATAGGCCCACTTGCctatagggcccaatttcataaagcctaatAAGTATCATagttttgagaaggaggtaatttctcactaaaatatttgaatctaaaagagacttccaggcctgaaacctttctcaggcatctgaaagcacacaaatttgtgcaacatggttatttattatttcattattttcttacgACTTTGATGGGACCagatgagcccaaattttcacagatttgttattgtatgcatacatTATGTTTGTACAGTATATACCATGTGtgcatactggtctttgacaattaccaaacatgtcacCTTTAAAAATTAGGTGTGATACTTTTATGTGCTGTCGACCTgaagcaaaatgttgtttttggaTAATTTCTACTCCATTTTTGCTATTTTTGCAACAGATGGTCATGAATGCAGCACTGGGCTTCGACACATACATGGTTGTCAGACACGGTCTCAAACCGCCAAAAGATGGCTCTGATGAGAATGTTGCCGCTGGTGCGTCAGCAGCATCCTCCGGTGGAGCAGACAGCGCACCATCGCTGAACTGCATTCCAGGAGAGATGTTGGGTTGCTATTTCTGCAATGACGTGGTTGCCCCCGGGGATGTAAGTATGTTTTGACAACACTGGGACTAATTTCATGGAGATGTTTACAAGGAACATGTGGCTAAGCTCCAACAGCCAAAACAACCTCTTATtagcgggggaggggggggtgggggggagggggggggcgtGTCTGGCCCGAGCGTTCTAGCAGTCTattgttgtcagcagcagagtgagggctttgagtcccggtcatgacacttgtgccctggAGCAAGGCACTTCAccataataacattttgggaaGATGGTGCATTCTGCTTTACCAGCTAGCTTCTAGTGactggagtgggatttgaaccaacgacctccggattaatttgtcagcgctctaccaactgggcTATCTTTTAAAGTTGTAACCTTTCGCTACTAATCGTTAGTATTGTATCTACTTACAGTTCTTTGTTGAGGCCATTATAATTTCCCAAGTGAGGGATACTGAAGTTTTATCTAGATATTTATCTATCCAGCCCTTTACTGGCGGTCTTCCTTATTAAATGCTgttaattcctcaaaataacccatagcacccacagcagttgctgtggtgctggtgccctttgcaacgTTCCAATACAaagttacattttcctcataggggtGCCCTCTACcatggtgccccttcaagagggaccttcaagaccagggcccaatttcatggctctgcttaatgccgaattctgcacttacaatcacgattccccgctttacgtgcaagcgccgaatttctcgGATGGGGATTACAAccgacactctgctgatcagatacaccagagtttgaattcggtgctcttaaccgctcggccacgacacatcCACATACGCTTATGCAAAATACGCTTATGCTAAAATACGTGAAATACACTTATgcttgaacaattttttttctgctacacttagcatgaaaatttgcatactgttaagcagcactatgaaattaggccctgtttGTTGATTTATATTGATAACAATTTGATCCACCCCACTGTCATTTTACCAGTCGACCAAGGATCGGACGTTGGACCAGCAGTGTACCGTCTCTAGACCAGGTCTGTCTATGGTAGCAGCTGCACTGGTAGTAGAGCTATTGGTCAGCTTATTGCAACACCCACAAGGGTAAGCTAATTTGTGACGAGcaggggttcgagtcccagtcatgatacttgtgtccctgaacaagatactt
This window encodes:
- the LOC139933810 gene encoding ubiquitin-like modifier-activating enzyme ATG7, producing MANSDSNDSTPKQLQFAPFSSALDVGFWHRLTRKKLEEYKLDDTPKQINGYYYNGDPDGLPSRTSLDFNSFDEPAECPPHCFPSRGTLLNLNTIDAFKSCDKKSELERAADLIWRDITSGAAISDPSLLSRFLLLTYADLKKYHFLFWFAFPALCSPENVVINQTRHLNQCFNEQQIQSLQESYDAVVDNHKGLAFFLVQKKDDLLTVFQLSDWDLLSDKSQVMLGFCDPCTLDQYPGWPLRNFLCLAAYHWADELPSLQVLCLRDRTREGVRSTDHSLVLDIQLPSIKSLSECPKCVGWEKNKNKMAPRKVDLSASMDPTKLAESSVDLNLKLMRWRLLPSLDLDKVAQTKCLLLGSGTLGCNVARCLMGWGVRTITLVDNSNVSYSNPVRQSLFEFEDSLEGGKPKAQTAANRLKLIFPGVNATGLSLSIPMPGHAIGSSEEILKQTKEDVAKLEELIDAHDVVFLLMDTRESRWLPTVIGASKRKMVMNAALGFDTYMVVRHGLKPPKDGSDENVAAGASAASSGGADSAPSLNCIPGEMLGCYFCNDVVAPGDSTKDRTLDQQCTVSRPGLSMVAAALVVELLVSLLQHPQGGYASADTSAKDDHLTTSLISPLGLVPHQIRGFLSRYHSLLPSSFAFDMCTACSSTVLRHYETEGFEFLLRAFNQPHYLEDLTGLTKLHLETENCDILEFSDSESITSIN